One genomic segment of Chitinophaga sancti includes these proteins:
- a CDS encoding FAD-dependent oxidoreductase, with the protein MLSYWEKQSLLQYDYIIAGSGIVGLSTAISLRETQPQARVLVLEKGVLPTGASTKNAGFACIGSLTELLADLRQLPAAEVLALLELRWQGLHALRHRVGDQHMDYRENGSYELIGEKELPALSEIDGMNDLLRPMLGGDAFTLVSSDFGFNKSYVKALIRNNFEGELHTGKMMRRLIDLALFYGVEIKTGCTISGISESDGGVYVSVGEYSFMAGQVGICTNAFTRELIPELDVVPGRGQVLITDPIPGLPFKGIYHMDEGYYYFRELEGRVLFGGGRNMDFAGEATTAFELNTPIHTELENRLRHIILPGFSFNIADRWAGIMAFGQNRQPVIRRHSPRIALGVRMGGMGVAIGTAIGAQLAAILIKE; encoded by the coding sequence ATGCTCAGTTACTGGGAAAAACAATCACTTCTTCAATACGATTACATTATTGCCGGCAGTGGAATCGTGGGTTTGTCTACGGCTATCAGTCTGCGCGAAACGCAGCCGCAGGCTCGTGTGCTTGTATTGGAGAAGGGCGTGTTGCCAACAGGGGCGAGTACAAAGAACGCGGGGTTTGCCTGTATAGGGAGTTTGACAGAGTTGCTGGCAGATTTGCGACAATTGCCAGCTGCTGAAGTATTGGCATTGTTGGAGTTGCGTTGGCAAGGGTTGCATGCCTTGCGGCATCGTGTGGGTGATCAGCATATGGATTACAGGGAGAATGGGAGTTATGAGCTGATAGGAGAGAAGGAGCTGCCTGCACTTTCAGAAATCGACGGCATGAATGACTTGTTGCGGCCTATGTTGGGGGGAGATGCGTTTACGTTGGTTTCCAGTGATTTCGGGTTTAATAAGTCGTATGTAAAGGCTTTGATCAGGAATAATTTTGAGGGGGAGTTACATACGGGGAAGATGATGCGCCGGTTGATAGACCTGGCGCTTTTTTATGGGGTAGAGATTAAGACGGGGTGTACGATTTCAGGTATTTCGGAATCAGATGGTGGTGTATATGTGTCAGTGGGGGAGTATTCCTTTATGGCAGGTCAGGTAGGAATCTGTACAAATGCATTTACCCGTGAGCTGATCCCTGAACTTGATGTAGTACCTGGCAGGGGGCAGGTATTAATAACCGATCCTATCCCAGGATTACCTTTTAAAGGCATCTACCATATGGACGAGGGGTATTATTACTTCAGGGAGCTGGAAGGCCGTGTACTATTCGGGGGAGGTCGTAATATGGACTTTGCCGGAGAGGCAACCACTGCTTTTGAATTGAATACCCCAATTCACACAGAGCTGGAAAACCGTTTACGCCATATTATTTTGCCGGGTTTTTCGTTTAATATTGCTGACCGCTGGGCGGGCATCATGGCTTTTGGCCAGAACCGGCAGCCGGTTATCCGCCGTCATTCACCCCGAATCGCGCTGGGCGTAAGAATGGGCGGTATGGGTGTTGCAATTGGAACCGCTATAGGGGCACAATTAGCCGCTATCCTTATCAAAGAATGA